In Haemophilus parainfluenzae, one genomic interval encodes:
- the bamC gene encoding outer membrane protein assembly factor BamC translates to MKKIVLSLVAAALLSACSNSVEKMQTANDTYQNSDREIPSFSPLASGGVTLPQADPTYELPQLNAKKERVDIRPPSTPLAIIKNSLTQFDGERALIVYTDAQAELYNLKQIERLLKEEGTNSTLNGAVLISDWAPTGRADDKANTEIRYKIEQVTAQDASALAVSVEQMRRDGVIYTPNQADKQRYASDRLNRFVSALTSAYNKQQQDLSSASVGPFQSGLITDTNGRMALGMDASFGQAWQRLGSALPKLGFKATSESAGRGYRELKYKPLDKQEWLRLGVNPPNLEKGVYQMQISAVGKQSAVVITDEDGKALPNEAAQSLYSALGVLLAQ, encoded by the coding sequence ATGAAAAAAATCGTACTGAGTTTAGTCGCGGCAGCATTATTATCGGCGTGTTCAAACAGCGTAGAAAAAATGCAGACGGCTAATGATACTTATCAAAATTCTGATCGTGAAATACCGAGCTTTTCTCCTTTAGCAAGCGGTGGTGTAACATTACCGCAAGCGGATCCGACTTATGAACTTCCTCAGCTTAATGCGAAAAAAGAACGCGTGGATATTCGTCCGCCTTCAACACCATTAGCGATTATCAAAAACTCTTTAACACAATTTGATGGCGAACGTGCATTGATTGTTTATACGGATGCACAAGCAGAGCTTTATAATCTCAAACAAATTGAGCGTTTATTGAAAGAAGAAGGCACGAATTCAACTTTAAATGGTGCGGTATTAATTAGCGATTGGGCGCCAACGGGTCGTGCAGATGATAAAGCCAATACAGAGATCCGTTATAAAATTGAACAAGTTACGGCGCAAGATGCAAGTGCGTTAGCGGTTTCTGTAGAACAAATGCGTCGTGATGGTGTGATTTATACGCCAAATCAAGCTGATAAGCAGCGCTATGCATCTGATCGTTTAAATCGTTTTGTTTCGGCGCTCACTAGCGCTTATAACAAGCAACAACAAGATTTAAGTAGTGCTTCTGTAGGACCTTTCCAATCTGGTTTAATTACTGATACGAATGGCAGAATGGCATTGGGTATGGATGCAAGCTTTGGTCAAGCATGGCAACGTTTAGGTTCTGCTCTACCGAAATTAGGCTTTAAAGCAACATCTGAATCTGCAGGCCGTGGTTATCGTGAATTGAAATATAAACCATTGGATAAACAAGAGTGGTTACGTTTAGGTGTGAATCCGCCTAATCTAGAAAAAGGCGTTTACCAAATGCAAATTTCTGCGGTGGGTAAACAAAGTGCGGTCGTGATCACTGATGAAGATGGCAAGGCATTACCAAATGAAGCTGCTCAATCCCTCTATTCCGCGCTAGGTGTGTTACTTGCGCAATAA
- a CDS encoding DUF5377 family protein, with protein MSIKTEVLFNNTWNVRISDPGEEGAQSHFFETIYLTLTAYFEGENVRYEFVRKVEDQVKIKRSFTELSELFKFLGDYLDPVSLGNLGVKMGNLGVKAE; from the coding sequence ATGTCAATCAAAACAGAAGTTTTATTTAACAATACTTGGAATGTCCGTATCAGTGATCCAGGTGAAGAAGGTGCTCAAAGCCACTTTTTTGAAACCATTTATCTCACGCTCACGGCTTATTTTGAAGGCGAAAATGTGCGTTATGAATTTGTGCGTAAAGTAGAAGATCAAGTAAAAATCAAACGCTCATTTACAGAATTAAGTGAGTTATTCAAATTCTTAGGGGATTATTTGGACCCAGTTTCACTCGGTAACCTCGGCGTAAAAATGGGTAACTTAGGCGTGAAAGCTGAATAA
- a CDS encoding alternative ribosome-rescue factor A, whose protein sequence is MTKKTKSAVENQPIYQHSKGVVKDNAVMALLHDKLFRQRVEKKRKGKGSYQRKAKYASNWFEKPDDKVFDFRNFIIGFFVSISV, encoded by the coding sequence ATGACAAAAAAAACAAAAAGTGCGGTTGAAAATCAGCCCATTTATCAACACTCCAAAGGAGTCGTGAAAGATAATGCTGTGATGGCACTATTACACGACAAATTATTCCGCCAACGCGTTGAGAAAAAACGTAAAGGCAAAGGCAGTTACCAACGAAAAGCAAAATATGCGAGCAATTGGTTTGAAAAGCCCGATGATAAAGTTTTTGATTTCAGAAATTTTATCATCGGGTTTTTCGTTTCAATTTCAGTATAA
- the arsC gene encoding arsenate reductase (glutaredoxin) (This arsenate reductase requires both glutathione and glutaredoxin to convert arsenate to arsenite, after which the efflux transporter formed by ArsA and ArsB can extrude the arsenite from the cell, providing resistance.) → MSVKIYHNPRCSKSRETLALLEEKGIQPTIELYLQQHYSVEALQQLANKLGLDDVRKMMRTKDELYQSLGLDNPALTKDELLKAISENSALLERPIVVKGEKAKIGRPPESVLAIL, encoded by the coding sequence ATGTCTGTTAAGATTTACCATAATCCGCGCTGTTCAAAAAGCCGTGAAACCTTAGCTTTATTAGAAGAAAAAGGTATCCAACCGACGATTGAACTTTATTTGCAACAACACTACTCTGTTGAAGCATTACAGCAACTGGCTAATAAATTAGGATTAGATGATGTTAGAAAAATGATGCGTACCAAAGATGAGCTTTATCAATCATTAGGGTTAGATAATCCTGCATTAACTAAGGATGAGTTATTAAAAGCCATCAGTGAAAATTCAGCCTTATTAGAGCGCCCGATTGTGGTAAAAGGTGAAAAAGCCAAAATTGGACGACCGCCTGAAAGCGTACTCGCCATTTTGTAA
- a CDS encoding AI-2E family transporter — protein MLEMLKNWYSRRLSDPHAMGLLAILLFGFIAIYFFSDLIAPLLIAIVLAYLLEMPINFLTKKLKFPRMLATLIIFGGFLTLALLIFFGLVPTLWNQTISLLSDLPAMFNKLHEWLLALPEHYPELIDYTMIDTFFSAARAKILGFGESAVKLSITSLMNLVSLGIYAFLVPLMMFFMLKDKTELLAGVSRFLPKNRLLASKVWNEMQQQIANYIHGKLLEILIVGVVTYIIFLSFGLNYPLLLSVVVGLSVLVPYIGAVLVTIPVALVAMFQFGISPTFWYLIVAFAVSQLLDGNLLVPYLFSEVVNLHPLVIIISVLIFGGLWGFWGVFFAIPLATLVKAVLNALPD, from the coding sequence ATGTTAGAAATGCTAAAAAATTGGTATAGCCGTCGCTTAAGCGATCCGCATGCGATGGGGCTACTTGCCATTTTGTTGTTTGGCTTTATTGCGATTTATTTCTTTAGTGATTTAATCGCCCCGTTGCTGATTGCCATTGTATTAGCATATTTATTGGAAATGCCGATTAATTTTTTAACGAAAAAATTAAAATTTCCTCGAATGCTTGCCACGTTAATTATTTTTGGTGGCTTTCTAACCTTAGCGTTATTAATTTTCTTCGGGCTTGTACCAACATTATGGAATCAAACGATTTCCTTGTTAAGCGATTTGCCAGCCATGTTCAATAAGTTACATGAATGGTTATTAGCCCTTCCTGAGCATTATCCTGAACTCATCGATTACACCATGATTGACACCTTTTTTAGTGCGGCTCGAGCGAAGATTTTGGGCTTTGGTGAATCTGCGGTGAAATTGTCGATTACTTCATTAATGAACCTTGTATCACTGGGTATCTATGCATTTTTAGTGCCATTAATGATGTTCTTTATGCTGAAAGATAAAACAGAACTTCTTGCTGGTGTAAGCCGATTTTTGCCTAAAAACCGTCTTTTAGCGTCTAAAGTATGGAATGAGATGCAGCAACAAATTGCGAATTATATTCATGGCAAATTGTTAGAAATTTTGATTGTTGGCGTGGTGACTTATATTATCTTTTTAAGCTTTGGTTTAAATTATCCGCTGTTACTTTCTGTTGTCGTAGGTCTCTCTGTCTTAGTCCCTTATATTGGTGCGGTATTGGTGACGATTCCCGTTGCTTTAGTCGCCATGTTCCAGTTTGGCATTTCCCCAACGTTTTGGTATTTAATTGTGGCCTTTGCGGTGAGTCAACTTCTAGATGGAAACTTGTTGGTGCCGTATTTATTCTCTGAAGTTGTTAATTTACATCCTTTAGTAATCATTATTTCAGTGTTGATTTTTGGCGGATTATGGGGGTTCTGGGGCGTATTCTTCGCTATTCCGTTGGCAACGCTCGTTAAAGCTGTGCTGAATGCATTACCGGATTAG
- the tsaA gene encoding tRNA (N6-threonylcarbamoyladenosine(37)-N6)-methyltransferase TrmO yields MNDLTLTLHPIAVIHTPYKEKFSVPRQPDLVQDGIGIVELLPPYNSTEAVRGLEQFSHLWLIFQFDKVPHGKWQSTVRPPRLGGNQRVGVFASRATHRPNPLGLSKVELRQVECIHGRIFLHLGSVDLVDGTPIFDIKPYIAYADSEPQAKSSFAQEKPPAKLNVEFTEIAQSAVEKYHKNRPHLARFITEVIAQDPRPAYQQGKETDRIYGISLYEFNIKWRIKAGTTNCVEILDIQKLKEQKS; encoded by the coding sequence ATGAATGATTTAACACTGACTCTTCACCCAATTGCGGTGATTCACACGCCTTACAAAGAAAAATTCTCAGTGCCACGCCAACCAGATTTAGTACAAGATGGTATTGGTATTGTAGAACTGCTCCCTCCGTATAATTCGACAGAAGCTGTGCGAGGATTAGAGCAATTTAGCCATCTTTGGCTTATTTTCCAATTTGACAAAGTACCGCATGGAAAATGGCAATCAACTGTTCGTCCCCCTCGTTTAGGGGGCAATCAACGTGTCGGTGTATTTGCTTCACGCGCTACGCATCGCCCTAATCCTCTAGGCTTATCCAAAGTTGAATTACGCCAAGTGGAATGTATTCATGGACGTATTTTTCTGCATTTGGGCTCCGTGGATCTTGTCGATGGCACACCTATTTTTGATATTAAGCCTTATATTGCCTATGCTGATAGTGAACCTCAGGCAAAATCAAGTTTTGCGCAAGAAAAACCACCTGCAAAATTAAACGTAGAATTTACAGAAATCGCCCAAAGTGCGGTTGAAAAATATCACAAAAACCGACCGCACTTAGCGAGATTTATTACAGAAGTGATCGCACAAGATCCCCGCCCGGCTTATCAACAAGGTAAAGAAACCGATCGTATTTACGGTATTAGTCTGTACGAATTTAATATTAAATGGCGCATTAAAGCAGGGACAACAAATTGTGTGGAAATTTTGGATATCCAAAAATTAAAAGAACAAAAAAGCTGA
- a CDS encoding 1,4-dihydroxy-2-naphthoate polyprenyltransferase yields the protein MTNHKLKMWWETARPKTLPLALASIFTGSALAYWADKESFNLTVMLLCLLTTILLQVLSNFANDYGDHQKGSDTEERIGPLRGIQQGAISANELKWGLILMAVGAFFSGAFLIGIAYQSLTDLLVFAGLGILAIIAAITYTVGAKPYGYLGLGDLSVLLFFGLLGVGGTYYLQTHSIDNLITLPALGSGLLATAVLNINNLRDIEQDAKVGKNTLVVRIGPKKGRIYHCVLLSVAALCYVLFAVSTAFSPWHFLFLLAFPLLLKHALFVYRSKEPAVLRPMLAQMSMISLFINILFSLGLLIG from the coding sequence ATGACAAATCATAAATTGAAAATGTGGTGGGAAACCGCTCGCCCAAAAACCTTGCCTTTGGCATTAGCTTCTATTTTTACTGGCTCAGCATTGGCATATTGGGCGGATAAAGAAAGTTTTAATCTCACCGTGATGTTACTTTGCTTGCTTACCACCATTTTATTGCAAGTCCTTTCCAACTTTGCTAACGATTACGGCGATCATCAAAAAGGGTCAGATACTGAAGAACGTATTGGGCCTTTACGCGGTATTCAGCAAGGTGCGATTTCCGCAAATGAACTTAAGTGGGGCTTAATTTTAATGGCGGTGGGAGCATTTTTCTCAGGTGCATTCTTAATTGGTATCGCATATCAAAGTCTCACAGATTTATTGGTCTTTGCGGGTTTGGGTATTCTAGCTATTATTGCTGCCATTACTTATACCGTAGGGGCTAAACCTTATGGTTATTTAGGTTTAGGCGATCTGTCAGTATTGCTCTTTTTTGGACTATTAGGTGTAGGGGGAACTTACTATCTACAAACTCACAGCATTGATAACTTAATTACGTTACCTGCTTTAGGCTCCGGTTTATTGGCGACAGCCGTTTTAAATATCAATAATTTACGTGATATTGAGCAAGATGCGAAAGTAGGAAAAAACACCTTAGTTGTACGTATTGGACCGAAGAAAGGACGTATTTATCACTGTGTTTTATTAAGCGTTGCCGCTTTATGTTATGTGCTATTTGCGGTATCAACCGCATTTAGTCCTTGGCATTTCTTATTTTTATTAGCATTTCCATTATTATTAAAACACGCATTATTTGTTTATCGTAGTAAAGAGCCTGCAGTGTTACGTCCGATGTTAGCACAGATGTCAATGATTTCTTTATTTATCAATATCTTGTTTAGTTTAGGCTTGCTTATCGGCTAA
- the rraA gene encoding ribonuclease E activity regulator RraA, producing MYIDTSELCDIYADQVDVVEPIFSSFGGVSNFYGKVTTVKCFENNGLIAEILEENGEGRVLVVDGGGAVRRALIDAELAQLAADNDWAGIIVYGAVRQIQQLENIDIGIHALAPIPVGADENNHGESDLPVNFGGVTFFPEDYIYADLTGIILSQEALDLEDFEEE from the coding sequence ATGTATATCGATACTTCAGAACTTTGTGATATTTATGCTGATCAAGTAGATGTGGTTGAGCCAATTTTTTCTAGCTTTGGTGGCGTCAGCAATTTCTACGGCAAAGTGACGACAGTAAAATGTTTTGAAAATAATGGATTAATTGCCGAGATCCTTGAAGAAAATGGTGAAGGCAGAGTGCTTGTCGTAGATGGTGGTGGTGCAGTACGTCGTGCTTTAATTGATGCTGAGCTTGCACAACTTGCCGCAGATAATGACTGGGCGGGCATTATTGTTTATGGTGCAGTGCGTCAAATTCAACAACTTGAAAATATTGATATTGGTATCCATGCGCTTGCACCAATTCCAGTTGGCGCAGATGAAAATAATCATGGTGAAAGTGATCTTCCAGTGAATTTTGGTGGCGTGACGTTCTTCCCTGAAGATTACATTTATGCCGATTTAACAGGTATTATTCTTTCACAAGAAGCATTAGATTTAGAAGATTTCGAAGAAGAATAA
- a CDS encoding DASS family sodium-coupled anion symporter — translation MNETNTTKNYKSGIIFLLAIACFFILLKSLPFAPKENAGLALLAFVAILWLTEALHVTVTALLVPLLAIALDLVTTKQALVAFADPTIFLFFGGFALATALHIQKLDKMIANKIMAMARGNLFVAVMYLFSITAFLSMWMSNTATAAMMLPLAMGILSQLDKEKEHNTYVFVLLGIAYSASIGGMGTLVGSPPNAIVASNLHLTFSDWLWYGLPIMIILMPLMVGTLFIVFKPKLNLRFEQNFERIEMNGQRVLTLVIFAVIALCWVFSSYINPMISGVFGLAKNIGSFDSVVALLAAVVICSTGVANWKQIQENTDWGVLMLFGGGLTLSAVLKDSGASKVLADGIVFLVQGQHYYLIGLLVATFIIFLTEFTSNTASAALLVPIFISIAQSLGMPEIGLALIIGLGASCAFMLPVATPPNAIVFGTGEVRQSDMVKAGFILNIVCILVIATIGYYFWLN, via the coding sequence ATGAACGAAACAAACACAACTAAAAATTATAAAAGTGGGATTATCTTTCTGCTGGCGATAGCCTGTTTTTTTATTTTATTAAAATCTTTACCTTTCGCGCCTAAGGAAAATGCTGGTTTAGCATTATTAGCCTTTGTGGCGATTCTTTGGTTAACTGAGGCATTGCATGTCACAGTAACCGCTCTGTTGGTGCCATTACTTGCGATTGCCCTTGATTTGGTGACAACCAAGCAAGCTTTAGTCGCGTTTGCCGATCCAACCATTTTCTTATTCTTTGGTGGCTTTGCTTTAGCGACAGCTTTACATATACAAAAACTCGATAAAATGATTGCCAATAAAATCATGGCAATGGCCCGTGGGAATTTATTTGTCGCTGTGATGTATCTTTTCTCTATCACTGCTTTCCTTTCTATGTGGATGAGTAACACTGCGACAGCTGCAATGATGTTACCTTTAGCCATGGGGATCTTAAGCCAACTTGATAAAGAAAAAGAACACAATACTTATGTTTTTGTATTATTGGGTATTGCATACAGTGCGAGTATTGGTGGTATGGGGACATTAGTAGGTAGTCCACCAAATGCTATCGTCGCAAGTAACTTACATTTAACCTTCTCTGATTGGTTATGGTATGGCTTGCCAATTATGATTATTTTGATGCCATTAATGGTTGGTACGCTTTTCATTGTATTTAAACCAAAACTTAATTTACGTTTTGAGCAAAACTTTGAACGTATTGAAATGAATGGTCAACGCGTTTTAACGCTTGTGATTTTTGCTGTGATTGCACTCTGTTGGGTATTCAGTAGCTATATCAATCCAATGATTTCAGGTGTATTTGGTCTTGCCAAAAATATCGGTAGTTTTGATAGCGTGGTGGCCTTGCTTGCTGCTGTTGTTATTTGTTCTACTGGTGTCGCAAACTGGAAACAAATTCAAGAAAATACTGACTGGGGCGTATTGATGCTTTTCGGTGGTGGTTTAACCTTGAGTGCAGTGTTAAAAGATTCTGGTGCAAGTAAAGTTTTAGCTGATGGTATTGTATTCTTAGTTCAAGGACAACATTACTACCTCATCGGTTTATTGGTCGCAACCTTCATTATTTTCTTAACTGAATTCACTTCCAATACCGCGAGTGCAGCGTTATTAGTACCAATCTTTATTTCTATCGCACAATCTCTCGGTATGCCGGAAATTGGTCTTGCGTTAATTATCGGTTTAGGTGCATCTTGTGCATTTATGTTACCGGTAGCAACACCGCCAAATGCAATCGTATTTGGTACAGGTGAGGTTCGCCAAAGTGATATGGTTAAAGCTGGATTTATCTTAAATATTGTATGTATACTCGTTATCGCGACAATAGGATATTATTTCTGGTTGAATTAA
- a CDS encoding MFS transporter has protein sequence MTETLSLRAKIEQSPMGAYQWMIVVMAAIMNLLDGFDVLALAFTATAIRDEFGLTGIELGYLLSAGLFGMTAGSLFLAPLADKIGRRPLLLMAVSLSAIGMLGSAFISQYQWLGFWRIITGLGVGGILVGTNVITSEYSSRKWRSFAISVYAAGFGIGAVLGGMFAVMLQGEYGWRSVFLAGAILTGLLLVVLFIWLPESIDFLTSKQPKNAEVRLNLIAKRIGLAGDWKLPEKTEKIKTKLPIDQLFSEKYLHSTLLIWTAFFSIMFSFYFISSWTPALLKEAGMTTEQSVSVGMMISLGGTCGALIYGLLASRWTSRGVLILFTILSSAAIITFILSSSVLWIAMVFGILVGALMNGCISGLYTLNPLTYDADIRSTGVGWSIGIGRIGAILAPMIAGRLLYMGWDKQSLYVGVGFVMLISTVALFFLKSRSEIKA, from the coding sequence ATGACTGAAACCCTTTCTCTTAGAGCCAAAATAGAACAAAGCCCAATGGGGGCTTATCAATGGATGATTGTGGTCATGGCTGCTATCATGAATTTACTTGATGGCTTTGATGTATTAGCCCTGGCCTTCACTGCAACAGCCATTCGTGACGAGTTTGGCCTCACGGGGATTGAGTTAGGTTATTTATTAAGTGCCGGCTTATTTGGGATGACTGCCGGCTCACTTTTCCTTGCACCACTTGCGGATAAAATTGGTCGCCGCCCATTGTTATTAATGGCAGTATCACTCTCCGCTATCGGGATGTTAGGCTCGGCGTTTATCTCACAATATCAATGGCTCGGTTTCTGGCGCATTATCACCGGTCTTGGCGTCGGCGGTATTTTAGTGGGTACAAACGTGATCACCAGCGAATATTCCTCTCGCAAATGGCGTAGCTTTGCGATCAGTGTTTATGCTGCTGGTTTTGGTATCGGGGCGGTATTAGGCGGTATGTTCGCGGTAATGTTGCAAGGTGAGTATGGCTGGCGTTCTGTATTTTTAGCAGGTGCTATCTTGACCGGTTTACTTTTAGTGGTTTTATTTATTTGGTTACCGGAATCCATTGACTTCCTCACCTCCAAACAACCTAAAAATGCAGAAGTGCGGTTAAATTTAATCGCCAAAAGAATAGGTTTAGCCGGTGATTGGAAACTTCCAGAAAAAACGGAAAAAATTAAGACTAAATTGCCTATTGACCAATTATTCAGCGAAAAATACTTACATTCTACTCTGTTAATTTGGACAGCTTTCTTCTCCATCATGTTCAGTTTCTATTTTATTAGCTCATGGACACCAGCCTTATTAAAAGAAGCGGGCATGACGACAGAGCAAAGTGTGAGCGTAGGGATGATGATTTCATTAGGGGGCACTTGTGGCGCCTTAATCTATGGCTTACTGGCTAGCCGTTGGACGTCGCGAGGTGTGTTGATTTTATTCACCATATTATCTTCCGCCGCGATCATTACCTTTATCCTATCTTCATCCGTTTTATGGATTGCGATGGTATTCGGTATTTTAGTTGGTGCGCTCATGAATGGCTGTATCAGCGGTCTTTATACCTTAAACCCTCTTACTTATGATGCCGATATTCGTAGCACCGGTGTGGGCTGGTCGATTGGTATCGGTCGTATTGGTGCGATTCTTGCCCCTATGATTGCGGGTCGATTATTATATATGGGCTGGGACAAACAGAGCTTATATGTTGGCGTTGGCTTCGTTATGCTGATCTCAACAGTCGCACTCTTTTTCTTAAAAAGCCGCTCAGAAATTAAAGCATAA
- a CDS encoding 7-cyano-7-deazaguanine/7-aminomethyl-7-deazaguanine transporter — translation MKINTPIFNDQQKRFALILLSLFHIFIITASNYFVQIPFEINLKLTALGFADDFSFHSTWGTLTFPFIFLATDLTVRVFGAKEARWIIFIVMIPALIVSYIVSVVFSNGQYQGLGALSEFNMFVFRIAFASFCAYVFGQLLDVLVFNRLRQLKTWWIAPSSSMTFGSLADTFMFFCVAFYKSSDPFMAEHWFSLGFVDYLFKLFVGIVLFVPAYGVVLSMILRKLQSLASSRQFA, via the coding sequence ATGAAAATTAATACCCCGATCTTCAATGATCAACAAAAACGTTTTGCTTTAATTTTATTAAGCTTATTTCATATCTTCATCATCACAGCCAGTAATTATTTCGTTCAAATTCCCTTTGAAATCAATTTAAAATTGACCGCACTTGGTTTTGCTGATGATTTCTCATTCCACAGCACATGGGGCACACTCACTTTCCCATTTATTTTCTTAGCCACTGATTTAACGGTACGTGTATTTGGGGCGAAAGAAGCGCGTTGGATCATCTTTATCGTAATGATTCCAGCGCTTATCGTGAGTTACATTGTTTCTGTTGTTTTCTCTAATGGACAATATCAAGGCTTAGGTGCATTAAGTGAATTCAATATGTTTGTTTTCCGTATTGCGTTCGCCAGCTTCTGTGCTTATGTTTTCGGACAATTATTAGATGTGTTAGTATTCAACCGCTTACGCCAATTAAAAACATGGTGGATTGCCCCGAGCAGCTCCATGACATTTGGTTCCCTTGCCGATACCTTTATGTTCTTTTGTGTAGCATTTTATAAAAGTAGTGATCCATTTATGGCAGAACATTGGTTTAGCCTTGGATTCGTCGATTACTTATTTAAATTATTTGTCGGCATCGTCTTGTTTGTTCCCGCTTATGGCGTGGTACTCAGCATGATTTTGCGTAAACTTCAATCTCTCGCAAGCTCCCGCCAGTTTGCTTAA